A window of the Hordeum vulgare subsp. vulgare chromosome 5H, MorexV3_pseudomolecules_assembly, whole genome shotgun sequence genome harbors these coding sequences:
- the LOC123399725 gene encoding uncharacterized protein LOC123399725: MATMASTSIVLSVIVFLLLLSAITSQADGSGGGKPKATGLIVEACKNASDKNENMGVTQEFCLSTLQSDNRSAEAKDLPGLLFVSLDILKGRVIDAGVKVKKMLQNAKKGTVTMYALNICEVEYEKMVSRLNICQAVIKDDKEGDLLSFRRLYHCVYMTDYNIQECGFELPNVRGAEAVLSQNDGLHIALNLNTCLVALYYDVK; this comes from the coding sequence ATGGCAACAATGGCGTCGACCTCCATCGTCTTATCCgtgatcgtcttcctcctccttttgAGTGCCATCACTAGTCAAGCCGACGGCTCTGGCGGTGGCAAACCTAAGGCGACAGGGCTCATAGTGGAAGCGTGCAAGAACGCCTCGGACAAGAACGAAAACATGGGTGTCACACAGGAATTCTGTTTGTCGACCCTCCAGTCAGACAATCGGAGTGCCGAGGCCAAAGACCTCCCTGGCTTGTTGTTCGTGTCCCTCGACATCCTTAAGGGCCGTGTCATTGATGCTGGCGTCAAGGTGAAGAAAATGCTGCAAAATGCTAAGAAAGGCACGGTGACGATGTATGCTCTGAATATTTGTGAGGTGGAATATGAGAAGATGGTGAGCAGGCTCAACATCTGCCAAGCCGTGATTAAGGATGAcaaggagggggacctgctgtccTTCCGTCGGCTGTACCACTGTGTGTATATGACCGACTACAATATCCAAGAGTGCGGATTTGAGCTTCCAAATGTGCGAGGGGCAGAGGCGGTGCTCAGTCAAAACGATGGGCTGCACATTGCGCTCAACCTCAACACCTGCTTGGTTGCACTATATTATGATGTCAAGTAG